The following proteins are encoded in a genomic region of Tigriopus californicus strain San Diego chromosome 6, Tcal_SD_v2.1, whole genome shotgun sequence:
- the LOC131881764 gene encoding innexin inx2-like translates to MANILNVLFLENLQGISSLILSETHSNGRLETLDVLFRLNSHVTLIFLVLASCLLQVEQFCGSPIECYGGPDPAGLIKVATGTCWTNGTFTSTKISNWEGKNEGQGLGNPNCDSENQNDCRFNINYYQWTAFVLLLQALFFYLPRWIWSLFEEGAVGSVIRSFAKIPNNRSLENKKMIKVLCEALVARKSYWNFVFYSKVVLEVYMLLNILFQFPFLNFFFGSFAFYCEGEHSNWITFHNFGTNMVQYWLRGSWGRDGSVPINPGLVLFPRVTTCEFRMVGYGGGSQITYFMCFLLLNNINEKIYLCFWFWIVILGTLISVKLIVRLLKASILTSWTKHTLRSYCRRSVSDVSDLNEVRGAKTSLILESNVPHGIVFILEILRRNSHPSVLKEVTWTTLTLLRSKSKSRKARD, encoded by the exons ATGGCTAACATCTTGAATGTGCTCTTCCTTGAGAACCTTCAGGGAATCTCTAGCCTTATCTTGAGCGAGACCCATTCCAATGGACGTCTAGAGACCTTGGACGTATTGTTTCGCCTCAATTCACACGTGACTCTAATCTTCCTGGTTTTGGCGAGCTGCCTCCTCCAAGTGGAACAG TTTTGTGGATCTCCTATTGAATGCTACGGAGGTCCTGATCCGGCAGGCTTGATCAAGGTGGCAACTGGAACTTGTTGGACCAATGGAACATTCACATCCACGAAAATCAGTAATTgggagggaaaaaatgagGGGCAAG GATTGGGCAATCCAAATTGTGAttctgaaaatcaaaatgactGCAGATTTAACATCAATTACTATCAGTGGACCGCATTTGTTCTGTTGCTGCAAgccctttttttttatttgcccAG atGGATTTGGTCCCTTTTCGAAGAAGGGGCAGTGGGATCCGTGATTCGCTCCTTTGCTAAAATTCCCAACAATCGCTCGCTTGAAAACAAGAAGATGATCAAAGTGTTGTGTGAAGCTTTGGTGGCCCGCAA GAGCTACTGGAACTTTGTTTTCTACTCCAAAGTCGTCTTGGAAGTGTACATGCTGTTGAacatcttgttccaattccctttcttgaactttttctttggatcTTTCGCCTTTTATTGTGAAGGGGAGCATTCCAATTGGATAACCTTCCATAACTTTGGGACCAACATGGTCCAGTATTGGTTACGTGGTTCTTGGGGACGCGATGGATCAGTCCCCATCAATCCGGGATTGGTTCTGTTCCCTCGAGTAACAACTT GCGAATTCCGAATGGTTGGCTATGGAGGAGGAAGCCAAATCACCTACTTCATGTGCTTCCTGTTGCTGAACAACATCAATGAAAAGATATATTTATGCTTTTGGTTCTGGATCGTCATTCTGGGCACTCTCATAA GTGTTAAATTGATTGTACGCCTTTTAAAAGCTTCCATTCTCACGAGTTGGACGAAGCACACCTTGCGCTCCTATTGTCGGCGTTCGGTGTCGGACGTCTCGGATTTGAACGAAGTGAGAGGCGCCAAAACCAGCTTGATCTTAGAGTCCAATGTGCCCCATGGGATCGTCTTCATCCTGGAGATCCTGCGTCGAAATTCCCATCCCTCCGTACTGAAAGAGGTCACGTGGACTACCTTGACCTTGCTtcgatccaagtccaagagTCGAAAAGCAAGAGACTAG